TGTAGTCCTGAAGCGTTACCGCCTTCCAGAGACTGCGCAGTTCGGCCGGAGCCTGATTGCGTGCATGTTGAATGGTCTCCCGGGATGAGCCGCCGGTAGCAGCCACCGGATTGGATACGGTAAGTGGGATCTGAGCGCCGTCGTGATAGACGGCTGACAGAAGCTGCGTGATGCGTCCGGGGCCGATATTTCCCATGGCTCCGAGACTTTCGAGCCAACTCACTGAAATGGTTTTCCCTGCAGCGGGAACCGCTCCGGATTGGCCATCACCAAAGAGAATGGAGGTAATATCCAAGGCGTTCGTGTCGGCCATGAAATGAAGGCTGTCGCTATCGCTTTCCTGAAAATGGCGAACCTCACTCCAGGCATCATCATCGATAAGAACACGGATGGTTGCCTGTGCGATTGATGCGCCGCTCAGATGAAACCGCTGCCAAGGCTTTCCGGTGGCTTCCAGCTCCTCAGATTTGCGGATTCCCTGTCGGGCGTAAATGTCGACGGAGAGTTCACCTCGGGGAATGAAGGCATCGTCCACCGTTTCAAAGTCGGCCTTGCCATCTTCAAGCAGCGCCCGGCACTGAGTTCCGGCCGGAATCGGTAGATCAAAATCGAGCGGAGCGGCAAGTGAAAAACGGATGGTGGTGGTAGAAGAGACCGGTGTATCGAGCTGATAGCCGATGAGCTTGCAGAGGTTGATGATATTCTGACGCTGACGGGCTGTCGGCAGAAATGCCTCGGCAGCCTGCGCATCGAGGTAATAGGCCAGCATGTCACCGACTCCACAGAACAGTTCCAGTAGAACAACTCCAAGGTCGGAGTGATTGAAATCGGTCCAGCGATCTGTCAGCTGCGGCACTTTGGCCAGCAGTTCCTGCCGGATCGATTCATAATCCTTGTTGATATATTCAATGCTTGCGCGGCCCATTGTGCCTCCGGTTCGTTCGATGTTTTTTAAGCGGAGCGATAAACTCCGCACACGCCGATTACTTACCGGAAGCCGTCTGGAAGTGTCGGAGGTCTAAGGAAGTTCCCGGAAGAACGGGTAAACGAGGTTTCCTTCGACCTGAGTATGGATGACCCGATAGGAAATGATGACAGGCAGTTGATTGAGGTCTTTGTTGCGGGCGGAATCATCGAAGGACACGTCCGTGATCACCACCCGTTTTTCCCAGCGGCGGATCGCATCGATGACATGATGGCGGATGAGACCTTTGAGCACTTCATCGTTCTGCTCGAACACAAGGTCTTTCAGCTTTGAACCGAATTCCGGGTTCATGAAGCGCTCACCGGGCCTTGTCCCAAGAATCTGAATGATGCTTTCCCGGATATGTTCATGCTCCCGGGAGGTCGATGTGGAGACTTCGGCTCCACCGGATATGGATTGAAAGTTCAGAGGGAATTTCAGCCCTGTACCGAGAAAATCGTAGTTCATAGATCACGCTCCTCACATTCAAGATTACAGAGCCCCTGACAGCTGATGGAGCCGTCATTTGTTGCCGAGCCATCATCCGGAAAGCGGACAATCAAACTGGTGCCGTTTTTCATGGAAAGATGAATGGTGCCGCCGCTCTCGATGAGGCCGCCATGCCCGCTCTCTTCACAGGAGAAACCCTTGGCTCCATCGGCCAGAATGCGGACAGTGATGGTCTCACCGACACCTTCAACACGGGTAATACCGAGGATATCGATGCTGCCCGAGGGATTGATGACGGACAGCGTTTTCATCTGCTGATCAAGTAGCAGCCTGTATGGGGCAAGCTCGATGCTGAAGCGATGCTCGGTCAATTGATCCACTTGGGCCGAGAGCGGGAGCCCCCTTATGCCAGCCTGTTCCACCGTGGTTACGATCCATTCGGGCACCAGTTCAAAGACACGCCCGGGGCTGACCTCCACGGATGTTCCGGGGCCGGGTGTAATGAGATGCGGCTCTCCATCGACAATGACCGAAATAGAGTGATCATCATTGGTTTTGAGAACCATGCCGTCAGACAAGGTAAAGAGACGGTTTCCGTCCGGCAGATCCCGGGGTTCGGTGCCCGCAGGCAATTCGACGAAGGGATAGAAATCCGGTGGGGGTTCGGTCGTGACCTGATCCATATAATCCTGTGTGTTCTGTATGTGTGCTTCCAGCGCCTCCTGTGCCTGCTGTTTCAATGCTTCTGATGCATTATGGGATGCCTCGATAATGGCTTTCATGCCTGCGATTTCAGTTCTGATCCCCGCAAGCTGGATAGCCATATCTCTGAGAATGAAATGGTTTTCTCCGGAATCGGTCTGTTCGATCACGGCTCCAGCCTGAGGTTCTTCTATGGATATCATGAGCGTTCTCCTAAATTCCTACGCTGCCCGGATTCGACTCAAACTCCATCTGGTTGAGGGCGGTGATCGCTCCGGTGGTTCCGTTGATTTCAAATACATTCCAGACGGTCCCGGGTTGATTGGGCACATTGAAGGTGTATTCCCGGCCATCGTAATAAAACACTTTCACGGTCGCGCCTGATCCGGCCAGACCTGTACTGGTGCTCGAGTTGCGGTTGGTGTAGTCGTGAACACTGTAGCGATAGGTTCCGGCCACCAGCCGATGCATGGTGATGGTCTCCGGCCCGTAAGATGAGGTGTCATCCACATCCAGCTCGCCGCAATCCTGCACATAATCTGTCGAGTAATAGACATGAAACGTGCCGCCACCCGGACGGGGACCGCGCAGGTGAGAATCAAGATCCCGGGGATTAAGTCCCCACTGCAAAACGATGCGGGCCACCTGTCCGTTGAGTTCCGGGGAGAGCACGATATTCTGGCCGGAGCTTCCTGATTCGAGGACGTTCAGCAGGCCATGGGCATCGATATAGTTGGGCGTGCTTGCTTCGTAAACATAGAGTCCTTCGAACAGCTCCATTTCATACTGGCCGGAGGCATCGGTGATCTGCTGCGCCACAATCGGACCTTCCTCGCTGCGCCGTATGGTTACCAAAACACCTGCAAGCGGCCGGGCATTGAGTGCATCCACTACAGATCCGATAAGATGCACACTGGTGCCCAGGTCGAGCAAAAAGTCCGGATGGTTGGCGAACCACGAGGGATCTCGGACCTCGACATTCAAATGACGTAGGCTTTGCCGGGCATCGGAATCCCAGGCCATGATCATGGCGTTGCCAATCTGCATTCCGCTGACCAGAAAGCCCTCGTCATCCACATAGGCCACAGCCGGGTTGGATGAAATGAACTGCGGGCTCAAGCCACTGCCGCGAACAGAGAGCGGGATGCGCTGCTCGAAATAGGATAGCGAGAGTCGGATGCTCTGAGGATAAATCTCCCAATAGGCCGGAATGTCGAGTTGTTCGGTCATGAGGGCATTTCTCCTCCGCCCATTGGAGTGCCGTACACTTCAACCTGAACATGGCGAACACTCAGATGATCATCTGAATGCCAGACCATAACAATGGCAGCGCCGGGCTGCATACCGCAGATCACATTTCCAGATTCATCCACCTCGGCGACATCGATGTTGGACGATTCAAACACCGGCGATTCAACCGAGCCCCGAATGGACAGCGGAATGGTTTGCGGCCATTCAGAAGTAGAGACGCGGATCAGTTTGGGGAAAACGTCCCAGTATGGATGTGTCGGTATGGTTGATTCTTCCGGCATGCAAAGCTCCTCAATTGTCTATGGTGTTCGGGCTGCCCGCCACAATAACCGCACCGCAGGCAGTAATGTCGCCGATTCTGGCGTTGGGACTGCCTTCGGTAATGGTGGTCATGCTTCCGGTCACGATGGGAGTAACGCCGTGTCCGGGGATGGGACAGACGTGCAGGTCACCCATGCGGGCCACTGGAATCCCATTCACCATGGTTCGAACGGCCGATGTGATGATCACACCGCCGTGACTGCTGACATCTCCGAGACGTGCCTGTGGTCCGCTCA
The window above is part of the Desulfatibacillum aliphaticivorans DSM 15576 genome. Proteins encoded here:
- a CDS encoding baseplate J/gp47 family protein → MGRASIEYINKDYESIRQELLAKVPQLTDRWTDFNHSDLGVVLLELFCGVGDMLAYYLDAQAAEAFLPTARQRQNIINLCKLIGYQLDTPVSSTTTIRFSLAAPLDFDLPIPAGTQCRALLEDGKADFETVDDAFIPRGELSVDIYARQGIRKSEELEATGKPWQRFHLSGASIAQATIRVLIDDDAWSEVRHFQESDSDSLHFMADTNALDITSILFGDGQSGAVPAAGKTISVSWLESLGAMGNIGPGRITQLLSAVYHDGAQIPLTVSNPVAATGGSSRETIQHARNQAPAELRSLWKAVTLQDYKALAEGYPGVAKAKVLDTNDCQNIRYYNVHLAIAPNGGGMPSGLLKRDLAEYLEHRKVITVEVKLFDPVYRSIHIDCEVYAWPGEALENVRSRIESSLADFFAFDQVSFGQTIHSSDLIALIDGVRGVSHIRLYTPQLDVELGRGEIPVLGSVNLDMRRAE
- a CDS encoding GPW/gp25 family protein, which gives rise to MNYDFLGTGLKFPLNFQSISGGAEVSTSTSREHEHIRESIIQILGTRPGERFMNPEFGSKLKDLVFEQNDEVLKGLIRHHVIDAIRRWEKRVVITDVSFDDSARNKDLNQLPVIISYRVIHTQVEGNLVYPFFRELP
- a CDS encoding PAAR domain-containing protein, with protein sequence MSGPQARLGDVSSHGGVIITSAVRTMVNGIPVARMGDLHVCPIPGHGVTPIVTGSMTTITEGSPNARIGDITACGAVIVAGSPNTIDN